The following proteins come from a genomic window of Rhodoligotrophos sp. CJ14:
- a CDS encoding MarR family winged helix-turn-helix transcriptional regulator, protein MEATIVHVDSDIDRIARGSEQDEHLVKLVELLFFAYRDFVSDPDEILSDFGFGRAHHRILHFVGRNPGIRVAELLDILRITKQSLGRVLRELIEKGYVYQEEGREDRRQRLLYLTEQGNRLRLDLLAPQIERIKRAISAVDDGGQGGEKLLFHMIDPEDRDHVARLIRPDR, encoded by the coding sequence ATGGAGGCTACCATAGTTCACGTCGACAGCGATATAGACCGCATCGCCCGGGGGTCGGAGCAAGACGAACATCTCGTCAAGCTGGTGGAGCTCCTGTTCTTTGCCTATCGCGACTTCGTCTCCGACCCGGACGAGATCCTAAGCGATTTCGGTTTTGGCCGAGCCCATCACCGGATCCTGCATTTCGTCGGGCGCAATCCCGGTATTAGAGTGGCGGAACTGCTCGATATCCTGAGGATCACCAAGCAGAGCCTCGGGCGGGTGCTGCGCGAGCTGATCGAGAAGGGCTATGTCTATCAGGAGGAGGGCCGGGAAGATCGACGGCAGCGCCTGCTTTATCTTACTGAACAGGGCAACAGGCTCAGGCTTGACCTATTGGCGCCACAGATCGAGCGTATCAAGCGCGCGATCTCGGCAGTTGACGATGGCGGCCAGGGTGGCGAAAAGTTGCTCTTCCATATGATCGATCCGGAAGACCGCGACCATGTGGCGCGCCTGATACGACCGGATCGATAG
- a CDS encoding L,D-transpeptidase family protein: protein MVGARRCLALLPHLWFALLLVAFETPATAEPENSRVGQEIAQVIKSGAVSVGIDDGDKRLFDVFTYYQERDFKPLWVRDSGPKAKARDFLDILRAAEEDGLDPRNYRIGEISARMDAKDPKGLAALDLLLSRAFIDYGNDLTVGRVVPDQIGKDTHIKPIGPGALSLLDGAEQAEDIGPYVDSLAPQSANYARLKEALALYRDIAHRGGWPKIAAGPTLKPGITDPRVPGLRQLLIATADLSISAPDMGELYDGALVDAVKLFQERHGLNADGVIGPGTLDAMNVPVEERIQQLVLNMERRRWMPDETGKFYVFVNLADQYLKVVDGNKTIHDARLVVGKPYSRTPVFTQNMTYVVFNPYWNVPTSIAVNEYLPKLKANPYALAAQDIEVIRAGQVVDAASVPWGSYGPGRFPVTLRQKPGQKNALGRLKFMFPNPYNVYIHDTPAKTLFARDNRFFSHGCMRVEDPEKLAQVILGHDDPSWTPARIAEQLQVKKNGIARLKAPVPVYITYLTAWANKDASVNFRKDVYGRDAELMVALRKMGDVVN, encoded by the coding sequence ATGGTCGGTGCGCGGCGTTGTCTCGCTTTATTGCCGCATCTCTGGTTTGCGCTTCTGCTCGTCGCCTTCGAGACGCCTGCAACGGCCGAGCCCGAAAATTCGCGGGTAGGGCAGGAGATAGCTCAGGTCATCAAGTCGGGTGCCGTTAGTGTCGGCATAGACGATGGCGACAAGCGGCTTTTCGACGTTTTCACCTATTATCAGGAGCGCGATTTCAAGCCGCTCTGGGTGCGCGACTCTGGCCCCAAGGCCAAGGCGCGGGATTTCCTCGATATCCTCCGTGCCGCTGAGGAAGACGGCCTTGATCCGCGCAACTACAGGATCGGTGAGATTTCAGCGCGCATGGACGCGAAGGACCCTAAGGGGCTAGCGGCGCTTGATCTTCTGCTATCGCGTGCTTTCATCGATTATGGCAATGATCTCACCGTAGGCCGGGTGGTGCCAGACCAGATCGGCAAGGACACCCACATCAAGCCGATCGGCCCGGGCGCTTTGAGCTTGCTCGATGGCGCAGAGCAGGCCGAAGACATCGGCCCCTATGTCGACAGTCTCGCCCCGCAATCGGCGAACTACGCGCGCCTCAAGGAGGCGCTGGCGCTTTACCGCGATATCGCCCATCGCGGCGGTTGGCCAAAGATTGCCGCCGGCCCCACGCTTAAGCCCGGTATCACCGATCCCCGGGTTCCCGGCCTTCGCCAGCTCTTGATCGCCACCGCGGATCTATCCATCTCCGCACCGGACATGGGCGAGCTCTACGACGGTGCGCTGGTCGATGCCGTCAAGCTGTTTCAGGAACGGCACGGACTGAATGCGGACGGCGTCATTGGGCCAGGCACCCTCGACGCAATGAACGTGCCCGTCGAGGAGCGTATCCAGCAGCTCGTGCTGAACATGGAGCGTCGCCGCTGGATGCCGGACGAGACCGGCAAGTTCTATGTTTTTGTGAATCTGGCCGACCAGTATTTGAAGGTGGTCGATGGCAACAAGACCATCCACGATGCGCGTCTCGTGGTCGGCAAGCCGTACTCGCGCACGCCCGTCTTCACCCAGAACATGACCTATGTCGTGTTCAATCCCTATTGGAACGTGCCCACCAGCATCGCGGTCAATGAATATCTGCCCAAGCTCAAGGCCAATCCCTATGCCTTGGCCGCCCAGGATATAGAGGTGATCCGCGCGGGCCAGGTTGTTGACGCGGCGAGCGTGCCGTGGGGAAGCTACGGGCCGGGACGTTTTCCCGTAACCCTGCGCCAGAAGCCCGGACAGAAAAACGCCCTCGGGCGCCTCAAATTCATGTTCCCCAACCCCTATAACGTCTACATCCACGACACACCGGCCAAGACCTTGTTTGCGCGTGACAACCGCTTTTTCAGCCACGGATGCATGCGTGTGGAAGACCCGGAGAAGCTGGCACAGGTGATACTGGGTCATGACGATCCGTCTTGGACCCCCGCCCGCATTGCCGAACAGCTCCAGGTCAAGAAGAACGGCATCGCCAGGCTGAAGGCGCCGGTTCCGGTCTACATCACCTATCTGACTGCTTGGGCCAATAAGGATGCCTCGGTGAACTTCCGCAAGGACGTCTATGGTCGTGACGCGGAGCTAATGGTCGCGTTGCGCAAGATGGGCGACGTGGTCAATTGA
- the cysE gene encoding serine O-acetyltransferase → MARFTASTAKLQQVDPVWRRIREEAEAAAVAEPALGGFIFSTVLSHDRFEDALSQRLGQKLGHADVGSDLVIRAFEDALDAYPAIGEAARADIVAVFERDPACSRYIEPLLYFKGYHAIQTYRMSHALWLMGRKDFALWLQSRSSQIFSVDIHPAARIGRGIMIDHAHSIVIGETAVVDDDVSMLHDVTLGGTGKDVGDRHPKVRRGVLIGAGARILGNIEIGHCSRVAAGSVVLHDVPPNRTVAGVPARIVGYAGCEEPSRRMDHLLREETESSKAD, encoded by the coding sequence ATGGCACGCTTCACTGCATCCACTGCGAAGCTTCAGCAGGTTGACCCCGTCTGGAGGCGTATCCGGGAGGAAGCAGAAGCTGCGGCCGTGGCTGAACCTGCACTCGGCGGTTTCATCTTCTCCACGGTGCTCTCGCATGATCGGTTCGAGGATGCACTCTCGCAACGGCTGGGCCAAAAGCTTGGCCATGCGGATGTGGGCAGCGATCTCGTGATCAGGGCGTTCGAGGATGCACTCGATGCCTATCCGGCGATCGGCGAGGCTGCACGCGCCGATATCGTCGCCGTCTTCGAACGTGATCCCGCTTGCAGCCGCTATATCGAGCCGCTGCTCTATTTCAAAGGCTATCACGCGATCCAGACCTATCGCATGTCGCATGCGTTGTGGCTGATGGGACGAAAGGATTTCGCGCTCTGGCTGCAGAGCCGGTCGTCGCAGATCTTCTCGGTGGACATCCATCCGGCAGCGCGCATCGGTCGGGGCATCATGATCGACCATGCGCATTCAATCGTCATCGGCGAGACAGCGGTGGTCGATGACGACGTCTCCATGCTGCATGACGTGACGCTTGGCGGCACGGGAAAGGATGTGGGCGACCGCCATCCGAAGGTCCGGCGCGGCGTGCTGATCGGGGCAGGCGCGCGCATCCTCGGCAATATCGAGATCGGTCACTGCTCGCGAGTCGCCGCGGGCAGCGTCGTGCTTCACGACGTTCCGCCCAATCGCACGGTGGCCGGCGTTCCCGCGCGGATCGTCGGCTATGCAGGATGTGAGGAGCCGTCGCGGCGGATGGATCATCTGCTGCGTGAGGAAACCGAAAGCAGCAAAGCGGATTGA
- a CDS encoding enoyl-CoA hydratase: MGVRPDEVAIMHSDLLALGEALPSPTPHLAARRAGSVGYLIFNRPERRNAVSLEMWEAIPALMRAFDEDPAIRAVVLAGAGDQAFIAGADISEFEGERNSAESAALYEERNSAAYRAIAESPKSVIAMIHGFCIGGGMAIALACDIRIAAEGSTFAIPAARLGLAYPPEAMALLVRAVGPSRAKLILHTARRFSSDEALAMGLVDLVAPRTELLARVGELTDAISDNAPLTIAAANATIDAVLGSFGLDDNARAAIARCFASDDYREGRQAFMEKRRPIFRGS, encoded by the coding sequence ATGGGTGTTCGTCCCGACGAGGTTGCCATTATGCACAGTGATCTTTTAGCGCTCGGAGAGGCGCTTCCGTCCCCGACGCCCCATCTTGCGGCACGCCGCGCGGGAAGCGTTGGCTATCTGATCTTCAACCGCCCGGAGCGGCGCAATGCCGTCAGCCTCGAGATGTGGGAGGCGATACCGGCATTGATGCGGGCGTTTGATGAGGACCCCGCCATCCGGGCGGTCGTGCTGGCGGGCGCGGGGGATCAGGCCTTCATCGCCGGTGCCGACATCAGCGAGTTCGAGGGTGAGCGCAACAGCGCGGAAAGCGCTGCCCTTTATGAGGAGCGCAACAGCGCTGCCTACCGGGCCATAGCCGAAAGTCCGAAATCGGTGATCGCCATGATTCACGGTTTCTGCATCGGCGGGGGTATGGCCATTGCGCTGGCCTGCGACATCCGGATCGCGGCCGAGGGCTCGACCTTCGCCATTCCGGCAGCCCGGCTGGGCCTTGCCTATCCGCCTGAGGCGATGGCGCTTCTGGTGCGGGCTGTCGGCCCCTCGCGCGCTAAGCTCATCCTTCACACCGCACGTCGCTTTTCTTCTGACGAGGCGCTGGCCATGGGACTGGTGGACCTGGTGGCGCCACGCACCGAGCTGCTTGCCCGGGTTGGGGAGCTCACTGACGCGATTTCCGATAACGCGCCGTTGACCATCGCGGCGGCGAACGCCACCATCGATGCGGTCCTTGGTTCTTTTGGATTGGACGATAACGCCCGCGCAGCGATCGCCCGCTGTTTTGCAAGTGACGATTATCGGGAAGGTCGCCAAGCATTTATGGAAAAAAGGCGTCCAATTTTCCGCGGCAGCTAA
- a CDS encoding gamma carbonic anhydrase family protein — MTIYRLDNIGPQLPPAGDYWVADSAAVIGDVRIARNVSVWFGAVIRGDNDPIHIGENTNIQDNAVLHSDEGVPLTIGRNVTVGHKAILHGCTIGDNSLIGMNATILNGAKIGCNCLIGAGALIPEGKVIPDNSLVLGMPGKVVRELGEEECQGLVQSAEHYVANWRRFAKGLAPL, encoded by the coding sequence ATGACGATCTACCGTCTCGACAATATCGGGCCGCAACTTCCACCCGCCGGAGATTACTGGGTCGCCGACAGCGCCGCCGTGATCGGCGATGTCCGCATTGCGCGGAATGTCAGCGTCTGGTTTGGCGCGGTGATACGCGGGGATAACGATCCTATACACATTGGGGAGAATACAAACATTCAGGACAATGCCGTCCTGCACTCAGATGAGGGCGTACCGCTCACCATTGGCCGCAACGTCACCGTTGGCCATAAGGCCATTCTGCATGGCTGCACCATCGGCGACAATAGCCTGATCGGTATGAACGCTACGATTCTCAATGGAGCGAAGATCGGCTGCAACTGTCTGATCGGGGCAGGCGCGCTCATTCCTGAGGGAAAGGTCATTCCCGACAATTCGCTGGTGCTGGGTATGCCAGGGAAGGTCGTGCGCGAGCTTGGCGAAGAGGAGTGCCAGGGTCTCGTCCAATCGGCAGAACATTACGTGGCCAACTGGCGCCGATTCGCCAAAGGGCTTGCCCCTCTCTGA
- a CDS encoding ATP-binding protein codes for MVSISSDYDRARQSNQGLYWRFNRFLERHLPDRLYPRSLIIIITPIVLLQSIMAFIFMERHWDRVTKQLSKSVAREIAFLVELYEYYPKTPANNQHLLKLANDTLDLGLTIIEGQALPPPADKPLFSLLDMKLSKYITRYVGRPFWLDTLGRSGYVDLRIEVEPGVTFRILTNQSRAYASNSHIFLLWMVGSSLVLMFVAVLFLRNQIRPIMQLAEAAQSFGMGRDVPPFQPKGAAEVQIAAQAFNNMRERIERHVEQRTAMLAGVSHDLRTILTRFKLELACFEDSPQVRELQRDADEMQRMLEDYMAFVRGDGGERSVDADIASIISSVARMGEKRGSTVSVKTPDELWAPVKPNAFKRCLANLVGNAAKHAEHIRITASLDDHHLAVIVDDDGPGIPEDKREDVFRPFFRLDDARNQDETGTGLGLAIARDIARSHGGDIILDDSPLGGLRATIQTPVW; via the coding sequence ATGGTTTCCATCAGCAGCGATTATGATCGCGCGCGACAAAGCAACCAGGGCCTCTATTGGCGCTTCAACCGCTTCCTCGAGCGGCATCTGCCCGATCGCCTCTATCCGCGCTCGCTGATCATCATCATCACGCCGATCGTGCTCCTGCAGTCGATCATGGCGTTCATCTTCATGGAGCGGCATTGGGACCGGGTCACGAAGCAGCTGTCGAAGTCAGTGGCGCGGGAGATCGCCTTTCTGGTCGAGCTTTACGAGTATTACCCCAAGACACCGGCCAATAATCAGCATCTCCTCAAGCTGGCGAATGACACGCTCGACCTGGGGTTGACCATCATCGAGGGGCAGGCGCTGCCGCCGCCAGCCGACAAGCCGTTGTTCTCGCTGCTCGACATGAAGCTCTCGAAATATATCACGCGCTATGTCGGGCGGCCGTTCTGGCTCGATACACTCGGACGCTCGGGTTATGTCGACCTCAGGATCGAGGTCGAACCGGGCGTGACCTTCAGGATCCTCACCAATCAAAGCCGAGCCTACGCCTCGAACAGCCATATCTTTCTTCTCTGGATGGTGGGCTCATCGCTCGTGTTGATGTTCGTGGCGGTGCTGTTCCTGCGCAATCAGATCAGGCCGATCATGCAGCTCGCGGAGGCAGCGCAGAGTTTCGGCATGGGGCGCGACGTGCCTCCGTTCCAACCCAAGGGAGCGGCAGAGGTTCAGATCGCGGCGCAGGCCTTCAACAATATGCGCGAGCGGATCGAGCGTCATGTGGAACAGCGCACAGCCATGCTCGCCGGGGTCAGCCACGATCTGCGGACGATCCTCACGCGGTTCAAGCTCGAGCTCGCGTGTTTCGAGGATTCGCCACAGGTCCGGGAATTGCAGCGCGATGCGGACGAGATGCAGCGCATGCTCGAGGACTACATGGCCTTCGTGCGCGGGGATGGCGGTGAGCGGTCAGTCGATGCCGATATTGCGTCCATTATCTCATCGGTTGCCCGGATGGGCGAAAAGCGGGGCAGCACAGTGTCGGTCAAAACGCCGGACGAGCTCTGGGCCCCGGTCAAGCCCAACGCCTTTAAAAGGTGCCTTGCCAATCTCGTGGGCAATGCCGCCAAACATGCCGAGCATATCAGGATTACGGCAAGCCTCGATGATCATCATCTTGCAGTGATCGTCGATGATGATGGCCCGGGCATCCCAGAGGACAAGCGAGAGGACGTGTTCCGACCGTTTTTCCGGCTCGACGATGCGCGTAATCAAGACGAGACCGGGACAGGACTCGGCCTTGCCATCGCACGGGATATTGCCCGCAGCCATGGCGGGGACATCATACTGGACGACAGTCCGCTCGGTGGTCTGAGGGCAACCATTCAGACCCCGGTCTGGTGA
- a CDS encoding PRC-barrel domain-containing protein, with translation MLKKTVSVIAIAAGLGLAPLAAVQAQTTPTPPAQNQPAQDQSAQPTPPATTTPNAQTPSTSDSGSTAQAPSTPGSTGQTADNSEGKPVDGQITMQQEGTYLGTDLIGTTVYSAGNEDIGDVADVIIGTDGRIQGVVVGVGGFLGIGQKDVAIQMDKVQMQDQGDNTAKLIVNASREELEQAPEFRTVAEMQSDNNNATTTGNTPMTGTGTGTGGTGAATGTSD, from the coding sequence ATGCTGAAGAAGACAGTAAGCGTCATTGCGATTGCGGCGGGCTTGGGTCTTGCCCCGCTGGCCGCGGTTCAGGCACAGACCACTCCCACGCCGCCGGCACAAAATCAGCCGGCACAGGATCAGTCTGCGCAGCCCACGCCACCAGCCACGACCACCCCGAATGCGCAAACGCCAAGCACATCCGACAGTGGCTCGACGGCTCAGGCACCTTCGACACCGGGCTCCACTGGGCAAACGGCCGATAACAGCGAAGGTAAGCCTGTGGATGGTCAGATCACCATGCAGCAGGAAGGAACCTATCTCGGCACCGACCTGATCGGCACCACGGTCTATTCCGCTGGAAACGAGGACATCGGCGATGTGGCCGACGTGATCATCGGCACCGATGGCCGCATTCAGGGCGTCGTGGTCGGCGTAGGCGGCTTCCTTGGCATTGGCCAGAAGGACGTGGCGATCCAGATGGACAAGGTCCAGATGCAGGATCAGGGCGACAACACCGCCAAGCTGATCGTGAATGCCAGCCGCGAGGAGCTCGAGCAGGCGCCTGAGTTCCGCACTGTTGCCGAAATGCAGTCGGACAACAATAATGCGACGACCACCGGCAACACGCCTATGACCGGCACCGGCACCGGAACAGGCGGCACCGGGGCGGCAACTGGCACCAGCGACTGA
- a CDS encoding DUF3126 family protein, which produces MKADEIKKLEQYFREKFQRPNIVVRRRPQKTDSAEVYMGDEFIGVLFRDEEDGELSYNFQMAILDIDLPE; this is translated from the coding sequence GTGAAGGCAGACGAAATAAAAAAGCTCGAGCAATATTTCCGCGAGAAGTTTCAGCGGCCAAACATCGTGGTGCGTCGCCGGCCCCAGAAGACCGACTCTGCCGAGGTCTATATGGGCGATGAATTCATCGGTGTGCTGTTCCGTGACGAGGAGGACGGCGAGCTTTCGTATAATTTCCAGATGGCCATTCTGGACATCGACCTGCCGGAGTAA
- a CDS encoding GNAT family N-acetyltransferase yields the protein MSKADLRGAAVDLREAVLIRDFHDRDTPAVIALADELRRFEARLYLRMKPSRQLGRWYVDELLAECAEADGRIFVADSSGLVVGYVCVRARVVDEARDRSQLSYAMIDDLIVASDYRGRGIGRMLIDQAQYYARRRGAAWLRIGVLASNTNAHDLYRREGFDDHLVMLEKRLKPMR from the coding sequence ATGTCGAAGGCTGATTTGCGAGGCGCGGCTGTGGATCTGCGGGAAGCGGTGCTTATCCGCGACTTTCATGATCGTGATACTCCCGCGGTGATCGCCCTTGCCGATGAGCTTCGCCGCTTCGAGGCGCGTCTCTATCTCCGGATGAAGCCTTCGCGCCAGCTTGGACGCTGGTACGTGGACGAGCTTCTTGCTGAATGCGCGGAAGCCGATGGCCGCATTTTCGTCGCCGACAGCAGTGGCCTCGTGGTCGGCTATGTCTGCGTGCGTGCCCGTGTGGTGGACGAGGCGCGCGACCGCAGCCAGCTCTCCTACGCCATGATTGATGATCTTATCGTGGCAAGCGATTATCGCGGGCGGGGTATAGGTCGAATGCTGATCGATCAGGCGCAGTATTATGCCCGGAGGCGCGGTGCCGCCTGGCTCAGGATCGGGGTCCTCGCCAGCAACACCAATGCCCACGATCTCTATCGCCGCGAGGGCTTCGATGATCACCTGGTGATGCTTGAGAAGCGGCTGAAGCCGATGCGGTAA
- a CDS encoding zinc-finger domain-containing protein has translation MAHAIIPKFHNDMGVEVIEIGVKEFECTGASAPFDHPHIYMDMGDDSEIICSYCSTVYRHNPSLGPEDSKPAGALYKEYVEG, from the coding sequence ATGGCGCACGCGATCATTCCGAAGTTTCACAACGATATGGGTGTCGAAGTCATCGAGATCGGTGTGAAGGAGTTCGAATGCACCGGTGCATCCGCGCCGTTCGACCACCCGCATATCTATATGGATATGGGCGACGACAGCGAGATCATCTGCTCATACTGCTCGACCGTCTACCGCCACAATCCGAGCCTTGGCCCCGAAGACTCCAAGCCGGCGGGAGCGCTCTACAAGGAATATGTCGAAGGCTGA
- a CDS encoding alpha/beta fold hydrolase produces MPQFSSQGVSIHYEVDGDGPPILLIHGFASNAQANWIDTGWVTALTQAGYQVIVFDHRGHGQSEKLYHSELYTTSAMAEDAVGLLDHLCMRQADVMGYSMGARVAARLAIDHPERVGRLILAGLAENMINGVGGAEDIAKALEADSLDDVQDRDARPFRIFADATKSDRKALAACIRTSRQKIAAEELRRITAPTLIAVGSKDHIAGRPEPLQAVIPGSEVLIVPDRDHMRTVGDRRYKAGVIAFLSQASATP; encoded by the coding sequence TTGCCGCAGTTTTCCTCGCAGGGCGTGAGTATCCATTACGAAGTCGATGGCGATGGCCCTCCGATCCTCTTGATCCATGGCTTTGCCTCGAATGCGCAAGCGAACTGGATCGACACGGGCTGGGTGACAGCCCTCACCCAAGCCGGCTATCAGGTGATCGTGTTCGATCATCGGGGTCATGGTCAGAGTGAAAAGCTCTATCACTCCGAACTCTATACCACCTCGGCCATGGCCGAGGACGCGGTTGGCCTGCTCGATCACCTCTGCATGCGCCAGGCTGACGTGATGGGCTATTCAATGGGGGCCCGGGTGGCCGCGCGACTCGCGATCGATCACCCTGAGCGCGTGGGGCGCCTCATTCTGGCGGGGCTTGCCGAGAACATGATCAATGGCGTCGGAGGCGCGGAGGATATCGCCAAGGCGCTGGAGGCCGACAGCCTCGATGACGTTCAGGACCGTGACGCGCGGCCGTTCCGGATTTTTGCCGATGCGACCAAGAGCGATCGGAAGGCGCTCGCCGCCTGCATTCGCACCTCGCGCCAGAAGATCGCGGCCGAGGAGCTCAGGCGGATTACCGCGCCGACGCTGATCGCCGTCGGATCGAAAGATCACATCGCCGGTCGGCCCGAGCCATTGCAAGCCGTCATTCCCGGTTCAGAGGTCCTGATCGTGCCAGATCGCGACCATATGCGGACGGTGGGAGACCGGCGCTACAAGGCGGGGGTGATCGCGTTCCTGAGTCAGGCGAGCGCCACTCCATAA
- a CDS encoding response regulator transcription factor, whose translation MTLRDEASHILVVDDDRRIRELLKSYLTTNGFRVTAAGSAEEARAAMQSLTFDLLILDVMMPGETGIDFTRTLRASSDVPILFLSALSESSDRIEGLASGGDDYLPKPFEPRELLLRMRNILRRKTPVVTQRSDITMGSCTFNLQRGEFKRDGQTVKLTTRERELLSMFAERPGEPISRAELAGSNSGESVRAVDVQINRLRRKIERDPATPVYLQTVRGSGYILYTD comes from the coding sequence ATGACATTGCGAGACGAAGCTTCCCATATTCTGGTCGTCGATGATGACCGCCGCATACGCGAGTTGCTCAAATCCTATCTGACCACCAACGGTTTCCGGGTGACGGCTGCAGGCAGCGCCGAAGAGGCACGGGCAGCCATGCAGTCCCTAACCTTCGACCTGCTGATCCTGGACGTGATGATGCCGGGTGAGACGGGGATCGACTTTACCCGCACGCTGCGGGCGAGCTCGGATGTGCCCATTCTCTTTCTCTCGGCACTGTCCGAGAGCAGCGATCGCATCGAAGGCCTGGCGAGCGGGGGTGATGACTACCTGCCGAAGCCGTTCGAGCCACGCGAGCTCCTGCTGAGGATGCGCAACATTCTACGCAGGAAGACTCCCGTTGTCACACAGCGGTCGGACATTACAATGGGTTCCTGCACATTCAATTTGCAGCGGGGCGAGTTCAAGCGCGACGGACAGACCGTCAAACTCACGACACGGGAGCGTGAGCTTCTGTCCATGTTCGCAGAACGGCCGGGCGAGCCGATCAGCCGGGCGGAACTGGCCGGCAGCAATTCGGGTGAGAGCGTGAGAGCCGTCGATGTGCAGATCAACCGGCTGCGGCGGAAAATCGAGAGGGATCCCGCAACACCGGTCTATCTGCAGACCGTACGCGGATCCGGCTATATACTGTATACTGACTGA
- a CDS encoding branched-chain amino acid aminotransferase, with product MSVLPFDQREGFIWFNGALVPWAEAKLHVLNHGLHYASCVFEGERVYGGEIFKLAEHTDRLFESARILDFEIPYTTDQINEACRQVVAAQKIVDGYVRPLAWRGPEMMGVSAQSSRIQVAIACWEWPSYFDPAQRLKGIRLDISDWRRPDPRTAPCKSKAAGLYMICTLSKHAAERKGYADALMLDWRGRVAEATGANIFFVRDGELHTPIPDCFLDGITRRTVIGLAEARGIKVNERAIFPDEMESFSECFIVGTAAEVTPVSEIGQYNFTVGETSRTLMDAYMDAVRPKSAPQTAAAE from the coding sequence ATGAGCGTTCTGCCATTCGACCAGCGTGAAGGCTTTATCTGGTTCAATGGTGCGCTGGTACCCTGGGCGGAGGCCAAGCTTCACGTATTGAATCACGGTTTGCATTATGCGAGCTGCGTGTTCGAGGGCGAGCGCGTCTATGGCGGCGAGATCTTCAAGCTCGCCGAGCATACGGACCGGTTGTTCGAATCTGCGCGTATTCTGGATTTCGAAATCCCCTATACCACGGATCAGATTAACGAGGCCTGCCGCCAGGTGGTTGCTGCTCAGAAGATCGTGGACGGCTATGTTCGTCCTCTGGCCTGGCGTGGCCCTGAGATGATGGGTGTTTCCGCACAGTCTTCGCGCATCCAGGTGGCAATCGCCTGCTGGGAATGGCCATCCTATTTCGACCCGGCCCAGCGGCTGAAGGGCATCCGGCTCGACATCTCGGATTGGAGGCGTCCGGATCCGCGGACCGCGCCCTGCAAGAGCAAGGCGGCCGGCCTCTACATGATCTGCACCCTGTCCAAGCATGCGGCCGAGCGGAAGGGCTATGCCGATGCCCTGATGCTGGACTGGCGCGGGCGTGTGGCGGAAGCAACCGGCGCGAACATCTTCTTCGTCCGTGACGGCGAGTTGCACACGCCCATCCCGGACTGCTTCCTGGATGGCATCACCCGCCGCACGGTCATCGGCCTGGCCGAGGCGCGCGGCATCAAGGTGAACGAGCGCGCCATCTTCCCGGACGAAATGGAAAGCTTCAGCGAGTGCTTCATTGTCGGCACCGCAGCCGAGGTGACCCCCGTCTCCGAAATTGGCCAGTATAACTTCACGGTCGGCGAAACCAGCCGCACCCTGATGGACGCTTACATGGATGCGGTCAGGCCAAAATCCGCGCCGCAGACCGCAGCGGCCGAATAG
- a CDS encoding DUF1489 family protein — MALHLIKLCVGCDSIDDLAQWQAERLRRGEDVGHTTRMFPKRRDELLAGGSLYWVIRGHIQVRQPVLDLKTVIGGDGIERCRIVLGSELAPVRPTPRRAFQGWRYLKAEDAPPDLGGTSAENVPEAMRQELLRLGLI, encoded by the coding sequence ATGGCGCTTCATCTCATCAAGCTCTGCGTTGGTTGTGACAGCATCGACGATCTTGCCCAATGGCAGGCCGAACGCCTGCGTCGTGGCGAGGACGTGGGGCACACCACGCGCATGTTTCCCAAGCGGCGCGACGAGCTATTGGCGGGCGGCTCGCTCTACTGGGTCATTCGCGGCCATATCCAGGTGCGCCAGCCTGTTCTCGACCTGAAAACCGTGATCGGGGGCGACGGGATCGAGCGATGCCGCATCGTGCTTGGCAGCGAGCTTGCACCGGTGCGTCCGACGCCGCGCCGCGCCTTTCAGGGCTGGCGCTATCTGAAGGCCGAGGATGCCCCTCCTGATCTGGGCGGCACGTCAGCCGAGAACGTGCCCGAAGCGATGCGGCAGGAGCTGCTCAGGCTAGGGCTGATCTGA